One window from the genome of Populus alba chromosome 15, ASM523922v2, whole genome shotgun sequence encodes:
- the LOC118058190 gene encoding uncharacterized protein — protein sequence MALQWMILTYVVAAEAAIAALLTLPSPKLLKDRLVSLISLLLQPALFIVPFAGFQLLDIYWKNEHRLMCAGENCTASERDRYEKSIYKAQRNVILCVSACLLYWCVYRICKYYKEIQSLEAVEKRYKNQ from the exons atggcGTTGCAATGGATGATACTGACGTACGTGGTGGCAGCAGAGGCAGCTATAGCGGCACTCTTAACATTACCCTCGCCTAAGCTACTTAAGGACCGATTGGTTTCGCTCATCTCACTCCTACTCCAGCCCGCTCTCTTTATTGTTCCTTTTGCCGGATTTCAGCTCCTGG ATATATATTGGAAGAATGAACATCGATTGATGTGTGCCGGTGAGAACTGCACTGCTTCTGAAAGAGATCGTTATGAGAAATCT ATTTACAAAGCTCAAAGGAATGTGATTCTCTGTGTCTCAGCATGCCTTCTCTACTG GTGTGTTTATCGTATATGCAAATACTACAAGGAGATTCAGAGTTTGGAGGCAGTGGAGAAGAGGTACAAGAACCAGTAG
- the LOC118058191 gene encoding U-box domain-containing protein 21, translated as MVFSWKRKRAAHEKLKKGEELVIPNQFLCPISLDLMKDPVTLSSGITYDRESIEAWLEGGSFTCPVTNQVLRSLDQIPNHTLRRMIQDWGVANRNYGVERIPTPRVPVSGIQVSEALLSLEDSVKSLNGLRCLELVHKIKKWGSESERNRRCVVANGAIRVLAAAFEAFARDSFESNATLLEEILSNMNWMFPFSQHSLDHTEAQARLGSQDSLRCLVWFLKCRDLSAKQDSMIALKELASLDQKHAEALAAIEEVNEVLFRLIKEPICPTITKASLMVIFYLLSSPPSTSTNIKSEFVRMGLLSVLLEVTVDSEKSTSETALGVFDVLCDCEEGKEEASRNALTCPVLVKKILRVSEMATQFSVSAIWKLSKHEKEHEVNVLVEALQVGLFQKLVLLLQLGCGGETKEKATELLKLMNPYRAGLECIDSVDFKNLKRSF; from the coding sequence ATGGTTTTTAGCTGGAAAAGGAAGAGAGCTGCTCATGAAAAGCTGAAGAAAGGCGAGGAGTTGGTGATACCAAACCAGTTTCTTTGCCCGATATCTCTAGATCTTATGAAAGATCCGGTGACATTGTCTTCTGGGATAACGTATGATCGGGAGAGCATTGAAGCTTGGCTTGAAGGTGGGAGTTTTACGTGCCCGGTGACAAATCAAGTGCTAAGGAGTTTGGATCAGATTCCTAATCATACTCTTAGGAGAATGATTCAAGATTGGGGTGTGGCGAATCGGAACTACGGCGTCGAACGAATCCCAACACCTAGAGTTCCGGTTTCGGGGATTCAGGTCTCGGAGGCTCTTCTTAGTTTGGAGGATTCAGTGAAGAGTTTGAATGGACTGCGGTGCCTAGAGTTGGTGCACAAAATCAAGAAATGGGGCAGTGAAAGCGAGCGTAATAGGCGTTGTGTCGTAGCGAATGGAGCAATTCGTGTGCTTGCAGCTGCATTTGAAGCGTTTGCGAGGGATTCTTTTGAAAGCAATGCTACTTTGTTGGAGGAGATATTATCCAACATGAATTGGATGTTTCCTTTTTCCCAACATTCACTTGATCATACGGAAGCACAAGCACGTTTAGGATCGCAAGATTCTTTACGCTGCTTGGTGTGGTTCTTGAAATGTAGAGATCTTTCGGCGAAGCAAGACTCCATGATTGCATTGAAAGAACTTGCTTCTTTAGACCAAAAGCATGCAGAAGCACTGGCAGCCATTGAAGAGGTGAATGAAGTACTATTTAGGCTCATTAAGGAACCAATATGCCCTACAATCACCAAAGCTTCTCTTATGGTAATATTCTATCTACTCTCATCTCCTCCCTCCACCAGCACAAACATCAAATCAGAATTCGTCAGGATGGGCCTGCTCTCTGTGTTATTAGAAGTTACTGTAGACTCAGAAAAGAGCACAAGTGAGACAGCATTAGGTGTCTTTGACGTACTTTGTGACTGTGAAGAAGGTAAAGAAGAGGCCTCTAGGAATGCTTTAACATGTCCAGTCTTGGTGAAGAAAATCTTAAGGGTATCAGAAATGGCAACCCAGTTCTCAGTCTCCGCCATTTGGAAGCTTAGCAAGCATGAAAAGGAACACGAAGTGAATGTCCTGGTTGAGGCTCTTCAAGTAGGTCTATTTCAGAAGCTAGTGTTGCTCTTACAGCTTGGCTGTGGAGGCGAGACCAAAGAGAAGGCGACAGAACTTTTGAAGCTGATGAATCCTTACAGAGCTGGATTAGAATGCATTGACTCAGTAGATTTCAAAAATCTAAAACGGTCATTCTGA
- the LOC118058192 gene encoding extra-large guanine nucleotide-binding protein 3, whose translation METTIEPEGGEEKAWEEVIRRMLPAGAPLPDEDHLDYSIAIEYEGPPVPYEVPRVDPLNLNSLSIRTSSLASTEESKSRPSIPVASPVSRFTRFSNHNGNARRFYPARVEVEEGNYEEENDGRSEGGRRGNVVTFNTPKDSETEEGEDEEDGYSSTQSDLTTTRREESKGMKRKGGFCSRCGKKNRLKERETCLACEKRYCSNCLLKAMGSMPEGRKCVSCIGKPIEESKRSSLGKCSRILARVCSPLEVRQIMKAEKECAANQLRPEQLIVNGRQLIQEELAEVLGCALPPLKLKPGKYWYDKDSGLWGKEGEKPDRIISSKLNVGGKLRSDASNGNTKVYINGREITSIELRMLKLANVQCPRDTHFWVYDDGSYEEEGQNNIKGNIWGKASTRFICSIFSLPVPPGNPNRPKEDPTTFSGRSMPEYLEQGRIQKLLLFGLEGSGTSTIFKQGKFLYGNKFTPKELQDIKLMIQSNMYRYLSILLEGRERFEEEALLEKSTATINSEECASGEGEVEPGENCIYSINQRFKHFSDWLLDIMATGDLDAFFPAATREYAPIVDEIWKDHAIQETYKRREELHHHLDAAKYFLDRVIEISSNEYEPSEKDILYAEGVTQNNSLAFMDFSFDDRSPMSEIYNENIDYPPPLTKYQLIRINSKGLHDGCKWLEMFEDVRAIIFCVALSDYDQMWAHGAGPLCNKMIASRDMFESLVRHPCFRDTPFVLLLNKYDAFEDKISQVPLSTCEWFEDFSPLKPHLKSQSLAQQAYYYVAVKFKELYSSISGQKLFVSQTRARERASVDEAFKYVREVLKWDEEKNDNMYGITGDDSFYSTEMSSSPFIRQE comes from the exons ATGGAAACGACGATAGAACCAGAAGGAGGGGAAGAAAAAGCGTGGGAAGAAGTAATACGGAGGATGTTACCAGCAGGAGCACCATTACCAGACGAAGATCATCTCGATTACTCAATCGCCATCGAATACGAAGGCCCTCCAGTTCCTTACGAAGTCCCTCGCGTCGATCCGTTAAATCTTAATTCGTTATCGATTCGTACTTCCTCTCTCGCTTCTACCGAAGAATCGAAATCAAGACCAAGCATTCCTGTCGCCTCTCCAGTTTCAAGATTCACCAGATTTAGCAACCACAACGGAAACGCTAGAAGATTTTATCCAGCGAGAGTAGAAGTAGAGGAAGGAAATTATGAAGAGGAAAATGATGGGAGGAGTGAAGGAGGAAGGCGAGGGAATGTTGTTACGTTTAATACGCCGAAAGATTCGGAGACTGAGGAAGGAGAAGATGAGGAGGATGGCTATTCCTCCACGCAATCTGATTTGACAACGACAAGGAGGGAAGAGAGTAAAGGAATGAAGAGGAAGGGTGGATTTTGTAGTAGGTGTGGTAAGAAGAATAGATTAAAGGAGAGGGAAACATGTTTGGCTTGTGAGAAGAGGTATTGTAGCAATTGTTTGTTGAAAGCCATGGGATCAATGCCAGAAGGGAGGAAATGTGTGAGTTGTATTGGAAAACCAATTGAGGAATCGAAGAGGTCGAGTTTAGGCAAATGTTCGAGGATTTTGGCGAGGGTTTGTAGTCCTTTGGAGGTTAGGCAGATAATGAAGGCGGAGAAGGAGTGTGCTGCTAATCAATTGAGGCCGGAGCAGTTGATTGTGAATGGGAGGCAGTTGATACAAGAGGAATTGGCTGAGGTTTTGGGGTGTGCGTTGCCGCCGCTGAAGTTGAAGCCTGGAAAGTATTGGTATGATAAGGATTCGGGGCTTTGGGGGAAG GAGGGAGAGAAACCGGATAGGATTATCAGTTCCAAATTGAATGTTGGTGGTAAGCTTCGGTCGGATGCTAGTAATGGAAATACGAAGGTTTATATTAATGGCCGTGAAATTACCTCGATTGAACTCAGAATGTTGAAG CTTGCAAACGTACAGTGCCCAAGGGATACTCATTTCTGGGTGTATGATGATGGATCTTATGAGGAAGAAGGCCAGAATAACATAAAGGGAAACATATGGGGAAAG GCATCTACTCGATTCATCTGTTCAATATTTTCATTGCCTGTGCCACCTGGAAATCCTAACAGGCCAAAAGAAGATCCAACTACATTTTCAGGAAGGTCTATGCCCGAGTATTTGGAACAAGGAAGGATCCAGAAACTTCTGTTATTTGGGCTGGAAGGATCTGGAACGAGTACCATTTTCAAGCAG GGCAAGTTCTTATATGGGAATAAGTTCACTCCTAAAGAGTTGCAGGACATCAAACTCATGATTCAAAGCAATATGTACAGATATCTTAGCATATTGCTTGAAGGACGAGAGAGGTTTGAAGAGGAGGCTTTGTTGGAGAAGAGTACTGCTACAATCAATTCTGAAGAATGCGCTTCAG GTGAAGGAGAAGTTGAACCAGGAGAGAACTGCATCTACTCTATTAACCAACGCTTCAAGCATTTTTCTGACTGGTTACTGGATATCATGGCTACGGGAGACTTGGATGCATTTTTTCCTGCTGCAACTCGTGAGTATGCTCCTATTGTGGATGAGATCTGGAAGGACCATGCTATTCAGGAAACTTACAAGAGAAGGGAGGAATTGCATCATCATCTCGATGCTGCCAAATATTTCTTAGACCGG GTCATTGAGATATCGAGCAATGAGTACGAACCTTCAGAGAAGGACATTTTATATGCTGAAGGAGTCACACAGAATAACAGTCTTGCATTTATGGATTTTTCATTTGATGATAGAAGCCCGATGTCAGAGATATACAATGAAAACATTGACTATCCACCTCCCTTGACCAA GTACCAACTAATTCGCATAAATTCAAAGGGATTGCATGATGGTTGCAAGTGGCTGGAAATGTTTGAAGATGTGAGGGCAATTATCTTCTGTGTTGCATTAAGCGACTACGACCAGATGTGGGCCCATGGTGCAGGTCCTCTCTGTAACAAAATGATTGCTAGCAGAGACATGTTTGAGAGCCTGGTCAGGCATCCTTGTTTTAGGGACACCCCTTTTGTGCTTTTGCTAAACAAGTATGATGCATTCGAGGACAAGATCAGCCAGGTCCCTCTGTCTACCTGTGAGTGGTTTGAGGACTTCAGCCCTTTGAAGCCCCATCTCAAGAGCCAATCTCTGGCTCAGCAAGCTTACTATTATGTGGCAGTGAAATTCAAGGAGTTATATTCTTCAATTAGTGGCCAAAAGTTGTTTGTATCGCAGACCAGAGCTAGGGAACGTGCTTCAGTGGATGAAGCATTCAAGTACGTAAGGGAGGTCCTCAAATGGGACGAGGAAAAGAATGATAACATGTATGGAATCACTGGGGATGACTCGTTTTATAGCACGGAAATGAGCTCTTCTCCATTTATCAGACAGGAATAA
- the LOC118058193 gene encoding UV-B-induced protein At3g17800, chloroplastic, with translation MEAATATVIGSSIGISRPAKSVAGLGLLATNKQDFVRFPIKRHSSVSYSKQGHRRVAYGGRRCMAVRASSSSSSDSSGSIVPIAPLQLESPIGQFLSQILVSHPHLVPAAVEQQLEQLQTDRDAEKQKEEPSANGTDLVLYRRIAEVKANERRKALEEILYALVVQKFMDANVSLIPTIAPSSIGSSGQVDKWPSQDEKLEQLHSPDAYEMIQNHLTLILGNRVDDSTAVAPISKLRVGQVYAASVMYGYFLKRVDQRFQLEKTMKILPNGVDERESDIHKAVGQDVKPGGRGLSYQALSSHPEAISGGINPGGFGQGLKASRLRNYVMAFDGETLQSYATIRSKEAVSIIEKHTEALFGRPEIVITPQGTIDTSKDELVKISLGGLKRLALEAVTFGSFLWDVESYVDSRYHFVLN, from the exons ATGGAAGCAGCTACAGCTACTGTTATTGGATCTTCAATTGGGATCTCTCGACCTGCAAAATCTGTTGCTGGATTGGGTCTTTTAGCTACCAATAAACAAGATTTTGTGCGTTTTCCTATTAAG CGTCATTCTTCAGTTTCATACTCAAAGCAGGGTCATAGGAGAGTGGCATATGGAGGTAGGAGATGTATGGCAGTGAGAGCATCTTCGTCATCATCTTCAGATTCTTCAGGGTCGATTGTGCCAATTGCTCCGCTTCAGCTTGAGTCTCCGATAGGGCAGTTCTTATCCCAGATTTTGGTTAGCCACCCTCATCTTGTGCCAGCAGCAGTTGAGCAGCAGCTTGAGCAACTTCAAACTGATCGTGATGCTGAGAAACAGAAGGAAGAGCCTTCTGCTAATGGCACCGACTTGGTATTGTATAG gAGAATTGCTGAGGTGAAGGCTAATGAGAGGAGAAAAGCCCTAGAAGAGATTTTGTATGCATTGGTTGTGCAGAAGTTCATGGATGCCAATGTTTCTCTGATACCCACCATAGCCCCCTCTTCCATAGGGTCATCTGGTCAAGTGGACAAGTGGCCTAGCCAAGATGAGAAGCTTGAACAACTTCACTCGCCTGATGCATACGAAATGATTCAGAACCATCTAACTCTCATTTTAGGAAATCGGGTGGATGATTCAACTGCTGTTGCTCCGATAAGCAAACTCAGGGTTGGACAGGTCTATGCAGCATCTGTGATGTATGGATACTTCCTAAAGCGAGTTGATCAAAGGTTTCAGCTTGAAAAGACAATGAAAATCCTGCCAAATGGTGTggatgagagagagagtgacATTCACAAGGCTGTGGGTCAGGATGTGAAACCTGGTGGTCGAGGGTTATCCTACCAAGCTTTGTCTTCCCATCCTGAAGCCATTTCTGGTGGTATTAATCCTGGAGGATTTGGACAAGGATTAAAGGCTTCAAGATTGCGAAATTATGTGATGGCGTTTGATGGGGAGACACTTCAAAGCTATGCGACAATAAGATCAAAAGAGGCTGTTAGCATCATTGAGAAGCACACTGAGGCCTTGTTTGGAAGACCTGAGATTGTCATAACGCCTCAAGGGACTATTGATACTTCCAAGGATGAACTAGTTAAGATCAGCTTAGGTGGTTTGAAGAGACTTGCTTTGGAAGCTGTTACTTTTGGTTCTTTCCTCTGGGATGTAGAGAGTTATGTGGATTCGAGGTATCACTTTGTTCTCAATTAA
- the LOC118058195 gene encoding purple acid phosphatase 3-like: MASFSHHFSSMHLVWMACFHVYVLCALAELQRFEQPAKEDGSISFLVVGDWGRKGNYNQSNVAFQMGRIGEELNIDFVVSTGDNFYDDGLRSINDPVFEKSFSKIYTAKSLQKQWYSVLGNHDYRGNVKAQLSPNLRNIDSRWICLRSFILNAEIVELFFIDTTPFVDKYFLKPEPHHYDWRGVMPRRHYLSNLLKDLESALQDSAANWKIVVGHHTIRSIGHHGETKELKKQLLPLLEANNVEMYINGHDHCLEHMTSNTSQIQFLTSGGGSKAWKGDIDKLNKGVKFYYDGQGFMSLELRQTHGKIVFYDVFGKVLYNLNLFKQLNPVI, translated from the exons ATGGCTAGTTTCAGTCACCATTTCAGTTCAATGCACCTCGTATGGATGGCCTGCTTCCATGTGTATGTTCTTTGTGCCTTAGCTGAGCTTCAGCGATTCGAGCAACCTGCCAAGGAGGATGGCTCAATTAGCTTTTTGGTGGTTGGAGACTGGGGAAGAAAAGGGAATTATAATCAATCCAATGTTGcatttcag ATGGGAAGAATAGGAGAAGAGTTGAACATTGATTTCGTTGTTTCTACTGGAGACAACTTTTACGATGACGGGTTGAGAAGCATAAATGACCCTGTGTTTGAGAAATCATTTAGCAAAATCTATACTGCAAAGAGCCTTCAAAAGCAGTGGTACAGTG TTCTAGGCAACCATGACTACCGGGGAAATGTCAAGGCTCAATTAAGTCCGAACCTGAGGAATATAGATAGCCGATGGATTTGCCTGAGATCTTTCATTCTTAACGCAG AAATTGTGGAGTTGTTCTTCATCGACACCACTCCATTTGTGGACAAGTACTTTCTGAAGCCAGAGCCCCATCATTATGATTGGAGAGGGGTGATGCCAAGGCGGCACTATCTTTCAAACCTCTTGAAG GACTTGGAATCAGCTTTGCAGGACTCCGCTGCTAACTGGAAGATTGTAGTTGGGCATCATACTATCAGAAGCATTGGCCATCATGGGGAAACAAAGGAGCTAAAGAAGCAGCTTCTCCCGCTACTTGAG GCAAACAATGTTGAAATGTACATAAATGGGCATGATCATTGCTTGGAACACATGACCAGCAACACAAG CCAAATCCAATTTTTAACAAGTGGAGGTGGATCAAAGGCATGGAAAGGGGATATtgataaactaaacaaaggagTCAAGTTTTATTATGATGGGCAAGGTTTCATGTCCCTGGAACTAAGACAGACACATGGAAAGATAGTATTCTATGATGTTTTTGGCAAAGTTCTGTACAATTTGAACCTGTTTAAGCAGCTCAACCCTGTCATCTAG
- the LOC118058194 gene encoding purple acid phosphatase 17-like, with the protein MVQRIIPSEILFCPSFFSSPFSSSQRDMAGLILKNKSMALCLVLVICSFGLCFVSTHAELQRFGQPARTEGTLSFLVLGDWGRKGAFNQSEVAVQMGRIGEKLDIDFVVSTGDNFYDNGLTGNQDRAFVESFTQIYTANSLQKQWYSVLGNHDYRGNAEAQLSQQLRKIDSRWLCLRSFIVNAELAEIFFVDTTPFVQSYFTNAEGHTYDWRGIGSPRDYIANLIKDLKLALSESSAKWKIVVGHHAIRSIGHHGDTEELVSKLHPILKANNVDFYMNGHDHCLEHISDTESPIQFLTSGAGSKAWRGDVKEQNKDGLKFFYDGQGFMSVQLTPNEAEIAFYDVSGTVLHRWTTTKLLHSST; encoded by the exons ATGGTACAAAGAATTATCCCCAGCGAGATTCTCTTCTGTCCatccttcttttcttctccgTTCAGCTCTAGCCAGAGAGACATGGCAGGTCTCATTCTCAAGAACAAAAGCATGGCTCTGTGCCTTGTTTTGGTGATATGTAGTTTTGGGTTGTGCTTCGTCTCTACACATGCAGAGCTTCAAAGATTTGGACAGCCTGCAAGAACTGAGGGGACTCTTTCCTTTTTGGTGCTTGGAGATTGGGGCAGAAAAGGTGCTTTCAACCAGTCTGAAGTTGCTGTTCAG ATGGGAAGGATTGGAGAGAAGCTCGACATAGATTTTGTAGTTTCAACAGGTGATAATTTCTATGATAATGGATTAACTGGAAACCAAGACAGAGCGTTTGTGGAATCATTTACTCAAATCTACACTGCAAATAGCCTGCAAAAGCAGTGGTACAGTG TCTTGGGAAACCATGACTATAGGGGGAATGCAGAGGCACAATTGAGCCAACAACTTAGGAAAATTGATAGCAGGTGGCTATGCTTGAGATCTTTCATCGTCAATGCTG AATTGGCTGAAATTTTCTTTGTGGACACCACCCCTTTTGTCCAATCTTACTTTACTAATGCTGAGGGACATACTTATGACTGGAGAGGCATTGGATCTCCTAGAGATTATATTGCAAACCTAATAAAG GATCTAAAGTTGGCATTGAGTGAATCAAGTGCAAAGTGGAAAATTGTTGTGGGTCACCACGCAATTAGAAGCATAGGACATCATGGCGACACTGAGGAACTTGTCAGCAAGCTTCATCCAATCCTGAAG GCCAATAATGTAGATTTTTACATGAATGGACATGACCATTGCCTTGAACACATCAGTGACACAGAGAG TCCAATACAATTTCTAACTAGTGGAGCTGGGTCTAAGGCATGGAGGGGTGACgttaaagaacaaaacaaagatGGTCTCAAATTCTTCTACGACGGTCAAGGTTTCATGTCTGTGCAGTTGACTCCGAATGAAGCAGAGATTGCATTTTATGATGTTTCTGGCACTGTTTTGCATAGATGGACTACAACAAAGTTGCTCCACTCATCAACCTAG